AACACTCCTACAGTGGAAAATGTAGTTGTAATCAAACATGCAGGTCTTGAAACTGAAATGCAGGATGGTAGGGATCTTTGGTGGCATGAAATCACAGAAAATGTGGACGATGAATGTAAAACCGAGATAATGGACTCAGAAGACCCTTTATTTATACTATACACCTCTGGAACTACAGGAAAACCAAAAGGAGTTTTACATGTTCATGGAGGATATGCTGTTGGAGTATATACCACTTTAAAATTCGTTTTTGACCTTAAAGAGGATGATGTATGGTGGTGTGCTGCAGATATAGGTTGGGTAACTGGACACAGCTATATAGTCTATGCTCCACTTCTTTGCGGGGTAACATCAGTTATGTTTGAAGGTACTCCAGATTATCCAGATCCAGGCAGGTTCTGGAGTATGATTGAAAATTATGGGGTTACAGTTTTTTATACAGCTCCAACAACTATCAGGATGTTTATGAAATACGGCGAAAAATGGCCAGATAAATATGATTTAAGTTCTTTAAGGCTTCTTGGATCAGTAGGAGAACCTATAAATCCAGAAGCATGGATCTGGTACTATAAATATATTGGAGGAGAAAAATGCCCAGTTATGGACACATGGTGGCAAACAGAAACTGGAATGCATCTTATAACTCCATTGCCCGTTTCTACACTTAAACCAGGGTCTGCAGTTATGCCGTTTCCAACAGTTGAAGCAGACATATTCGATGACGAGGGTAATTCATTAAAAGATAAAGGAGGGCATCTTGTAATTAAAACACCCTGGCCATCAATGTTTAGAACACTCTATAAAGATCCTCAAAGGTACATTGATGCTTACTGGAGCAAATTTAAGAATATTTACCTGAGCGGAGATGTGGCAAGAAAAGACAATGAAGGCTATTTCTGGATTCAAGGACGAGAAGATGATGTCTTAAATGTTGCAGGGCACAGAATAAGCACTGCTGAAGTGGAATCAGCGCTTGTAAGTCATGATGCAGTTGCAGAAGCTGCTGCTGTTGGAAAACCTGACCCAATAAAAGGTGAAGAGATTTCAGCATTTGTAATTTTAAAATCAAACTATGAAGCTTCAGTTGAACTAAAAGATACTCTTAAATATCATGTTAGGGTTGAAATAGGACCTGTTGCAACACCAAAATACATAAATTTTGTTGAAGACCTTCCTAAAACAAGAAGCGGAAAGATAATGAGAAGAGTTATAAAAGCAAAAGTTAAAGGGGAAGATGTGGGCGATATAAGCACTCTTGCAAATCCTGAAGCTGTGGACAGATTGAATACAAACTTTAATAGCTGAAAATTCAGCTATTAAATTATTTAAATTTCAATTCTCTGCAGTTATCCCAGGAATTTTCTAAGGTGTGCTGCGCCTAAAATGTATTCGCTCAAATTTTCAGTTTTGTTTTCATTTAAAGAAGATATAATAGAATCTGTCAGTT
This is a stretch of genomic DNA from Methanobacterium sp.. It encodes these proteins:
- the acs gene encoding acetate--CoA ligase, which translates into the protein MSKDLETLLKEERLFKPSNKFLEESNIALWMKKHKIKNYEELLEKARLNPEWFWDELAGELEWFQNYEKVLKWDPPHAEWFLEGKFNIVHNALDRHIENGNKDKIAYIWEAEDGKTKKITYLELWKEVNRFANALKNLGVKKGDRIGIYLPMIVELPVAMLACAKIGAVHSVVFSGFWAKAFQDRINDAGAKIAITVDGFTRRGKLIPLKENVDDILENTPTVENVVVIKHAGLETEMQDGRDLWWHEITENVDDECKTEIMDSEDPLFILYTSGTTGKPKGVLHVHGGYAVGVYTTLKFVFDLKEDDVWWCAADIGWVTGHSYIVYAPLLCGVTSVMFEGTPDYPDPGRFWSMIENYGVTVFYTAPTTIRMFMKYGEKWPDKYDLSSLRLLGSVGEPINPEAWIWYYKYIGGEKCPVMDTWWQTETGMHLITPLPVSTLKPGSAVMPFPTVEADIFDDEGNSLKDKGGHLVIKTPWPSMFRTLYKDPQRYIDAYWSKFKNIYLSGDVARKDNEGYFWIQGREDDVLNVAGHRISTAEVESALVSHDAVAEAAAVGKPDPIKGEEISAFVILKSNYEASVELKDTLKYHVRVEIGPVATPKYINFVEDLPKTRSGKIMRRVIKAKVKGEDVGDISTLANPEAVDRLNTNFNS